Genomic window (Rossellomorea aquimaris):
GCTTGTAGGATTTTCAAATGCTGTGAATTTAACGGATGGTTTAGATGGATTAGTATCAGGAACGAGCGCCATTGCTTTTGGTGCACTAGCTGTATTAGCCTGGAATCAATCCCAGTATGATGTCGCGATTTTCGGAGTGGCAGTAGTCGGGGCGGTACTCGGATTCTTAGTATTCAATGCCCATCCTGCTAAAGTATTTATGGGGGATACAGGCTCTTTAGCATTGGGTGGAGCAATCGCGACGATTGCCATATTAACCAAATTAGAAATCATCTTAATTCTTATTGGTGGAGTATTTGTCATCGAGACACTATCGGTCATCTTACAGGTGGCATCATTTAAAACAACAGGGAAGCGAATATTCAAAATGAGCCCGTTGCACCACCATTATGAGTTAGTCGGTTGGTCTGAATGGCGCGTTGTTGTAACATTTTGGACCGTCGGTTTGCTATTTGCCGTTTTAGGAATCTATATTGAGGTGTGGTTATAATTGAAGAAGATAACGAAGTTCAAACATAAAAAAGTTCTTGTATTAGGTTTAGCAAAAAGTG
Coding sequences:
- the mraY gene encoding phospho-N-acetylmuramoyl-pentapeptide-transferase, yielding MMEQVIFFTIIMAFLITVLLAPVFIPFLRRLKFGQSIRDEGPQSHQKKTGTPTMGGIVFLVSIVITTFVMTGKYSEPGPETYLMILVMVGFGLLGFLDDFIKVVMKRNLGLTSKQKLLGQIVISVIFYLIFKQNDFPTTVSIPLTDISFELGWFYCLFIIFWLVGFSNAVNLTDGLDGLVSGTSAIAFGALAVLAWNQSQYDVAIFGVAVVGAVLGFLVFNAHPAKVFMGDTGSLALGGAIATIAILTKLEIILILIGGVFVIETLSVILQVASFKTTGKRIFKMSPLHHHYELVGWSEWRVVVTFWTVGLLFAVLGIYIEVWL